Genomic window (Eublepharis macularius isolate TG4126 chromosome 6, MPM_Emac_v1.0, whole genome shotgun sequence):
GATTTTCGGTTGTACCTGACATAGTCTGTCGTTGTAGTACCTATTGTGATTGTAGAGTttaatgtattgtattgtatattaagTGTTGTTTCGTAGTTGGATGAGAATGAATTGTAaagtatttattgaatggttatagtagcacttgcacttgcactttaaagaattttTCACTTGATTAAATAATTGGTGTGAACCGTAAGTTTTGTTAGTTACCCGTGGGGTTTTCCCTCCCAGTGCCTTTTACTTTGAGAGCCTGTCTACGTTTGCCTCGCTCTCGTCTAATCCACCGCAATAGCTGGAGATCAGCTAATAGAGATCAGCGCTATTTCGGTGTCCGGGTTTCTGTTTGCTGGTCTCCTCCTTGTCCTCGAAGACCCTCAGCTTTCTTTTGTCACCACTGGAGTCCTGGTGGCACAACCCCTCATCACTGCCTGTTGGCAAGCTGTCAAACGTGCCCTCCTTACTGACTCCTCGAAGagtttttgttttcctcttcttGCGGCAGATGTCACGACATTTCTGTACACAATTAAACCGGGTCTCGGTGGTGCAGGCATACATCccagcagggacagccagcacCATGGCGCACACAATAATAATGATGTGAATGAGTTTCTCCCTCTGTTCCAATTCACTAATGTCATTTCCTGTAACAAAGACAATGCATTGCCCCCTTTGAGGCATTTGATTCCTCAAAGTCACACATACTTCATACTTAGTGGCGGGGAGCAAGTCATTGACCGAGTAGCTGTTGATTCCAGGGCCAATGTAAATCATCTCCTTCTCGGAGTCGTCATACTTCCCAAAATGGAGGGTATACCAGGTTTCCCCTGGATTCTCGGTCATGGTGTACCATTCCAACGTGATCCCATAGACTGTCTGTTTGGCAATTCTCACATCAATGTAGGGATTTTCTCTtgagaaggaagaggagaaggaagaagCCATCGTTCGGGGAGCTTGAACATTCAACATGATGGTGGCTGAGGTGTTGCCGAGGAAGTTGGCGGCTGAGCAGGTATAGTTGCCATGATCCATAAGATGGACTGAAGGAATCACCAAGACTGACTTAGTGGTATCTTCACTGATATGGCTTGTGGACACTAGAAGAAAAGGAGGACAAAGACAAAGGACATAAGATTCTCTTTTCAATGCCAACAGCAGTCTAGGTGTGATAACCATGTTTTCATTCccaaaaatcagggctttttttctgggaaaagaggtggtagaactcagtggtggaactcaggactgcacaatgacatcactttgggtcagctggaacaaggggggagttttttttaagtttaaatcaccctcggtgaaaatggtcacatggccagtggccctgcccccctgatctccagacagagaggagtttagattgccctccgtgccagcggtgcggagggcaatctaaactcccctctgtctggagagcagggggcggggccactggccatgtggccattttcaagaggtgccagaactctgttccaccacgttccagctgaaaaaaagccctgccaaaaaTGATCCAAAAACATGGATACGCAAACCACCCCCCAGAGAAATTCCACTAGTTTTCCCGAAACGCTTTTAGCCTCCCTATAAATTCTTCAGATTACTTGCCAGAGCAGAAAAGGGATGAAGAAACTTGTGGTGGGGTAGCTAAGAGTAAGGcttgaaggagggagacttggatTCAGAACTGTAACTATGGTTGTTTGCTTTGGTCTATATACTGTCAATTCTGGTCATGAGCGGAAGTAGCTATTCCTGTCTTTGGCCCACCAGAAGGTATCCCTCCTATTATTATACCCCCTCCCCTTGATTTGGTGGAAGTGGCTCCTTCACTTCTCTGTCCTATGTTGCTTAATTTACATTTCTCCTGATAGCAGGGTCATGTTCGATGGTTCCAGCAAGACTCAATCGAAGGGTGGTTGTGGAtctcctctttcccctgcagTCTTCTCCAATCCCAAGCTATATTAGTCCATGTGGGTGAGGAGACTGCAGTGTTCACGGGGTAAACCCCCCTTCTAACCCTAGTAACTCTTCTAACAGCAGCGCTCTAATGACAGAAGAGGAAAGAGAGGGTGATTTCACATCCTTCCCTCTTCCTTAGAGCAGCACCTCTAAGTTATGAAATTATGGGCCTGTAAAGTTTATGGTTTTTAGCTAATAACAATGTTAAAGTTTGCAAATATTTTTCAGGCTGACAAGACATGGGAGCATGTAAAAAACAGAAGGCGCTTGAGTGTTTTTTCCCAAGGctctttttcagggggaacgcaggggaacggagttccggaacctcttgaaaatggtcacatggctggtggccccaccccctgatctccagacagaggggagttgagatggccctccgcgcagagggcaatctcaactcccctctgtctggagatcagggggcggggccaccagccatgtgatcattttctccgagttccaccacctcttttcccagaaaaaaagccctgttttttccTATCATGCAGCAGTTGGTAAAATGTCTATTTGCTCTAGCTTCTTCCCGAAGGAGCTGAGCAGTAGATTTCACAATTCATACAGTGCGGCCAGCAGCTTGAGACGTACTTTTATGTACCTCCCCCATGAAACCTTGTTCATGTGTGGGCAAGAAAAGTAAAAAAGGGTAAAAGAATGACAGGATGAGTGTGATCTGGGCCAGGATAAGATCTGGGATGAAAGGAATAAAAGAGGCCACCAGTGGTAAAGTTCACAGATGACCTCCACACTGGAGAATGGAAGCCACTAGAAGCTCTCTGCAGTGAGAAAAAGGGAAAGTAAGCAAAGTCAGTTAACATGAGTAAAGATGCATGTCAACAAAGTTCCAGAAGATCTGTGAGTCAAGCTTACCTCATGGATCACGAAGGCCAGGAGGCAAGACCTCTGAGCCATGGCGCCTTATTCAACGGGTACCCAGTTAACCATATGTAGGGAGACAGGCAGAAACTAAGAAGAATGGACTAAAAGATCTAGAGATGCCTGAGGTGGAGCAGAGACCTTTGAAGATCTCTCCTGGTTGATTAGTTTAGACCCTCCCATGAGAGTCTTTCCTTACAGATCAGCATCTGTCACAGGTGCTGaggcccagggaagctctctgtaggctgccaccactctggtacaagcttcctcggaagggcccagagcacccaaccgacCCCTTCTGTTTACTTTTCCCCAGTaggattgatttattatgtgaccaaatgagtcgtgaggacccaggcagaataataaagaactttattaaaAAGGTTTATTagcaactggtgttcaaaactttgtaaagtaAAAAGAATAGtaaaaggttggtgaacaaacaaaactataaCACCCTAAtgcgtctaactagactgttcttaactgtctcctggcaaCTGGCCTCCAACTCtgtcaccccttctggatgagggatccttccgtctgcagcagcctctcctcagcgctgctccctaggagtgaacctCCTCCCACTGTGGCGAGGCCTTTtatctctcaggcaccatccctcTACTTTTCTATTcgtgcaattttcccctcagaatcccctcttacccaatcacaagGGCCAAAGGGAATcggggaaatgtaggccctgcagtcactttCGTTCAGGcctccccagagccactaggcctcactaggctcGGGCTCATAACAGTATCACAGCACAGGAAGGCCTGGCCAGGGTTGGGGTTACAGTGCATTCTGTAATTGAAAAAGTTTTTTCAAAGCACACTGGAGTCCCactgaatcacagagttggaaggggccatacagaccatctagtccaaccccctgcccagtgcaggatcagcctaaagcatccctgacaaagattcatccagcctcttcttgaaaactgccagtgagggggagctcaccacctccctaggtagctgattccacttttgaactactctgaccgtgaaaaagttcttcctaatatccagccggtacctttgtgcatgtagttttagcccactgcttcgggtcctaccctctgctgccaactggaacagctccttgccctcctccaaatgacagcctttcaaatatttaaagagagtgatcatgtcccccctcaacctccttttctccaaactcaacattcccaaagccctcagcctttcctcatagggctcagtctccagacccctgatcatcctcatcgctctcctgtgcaccctctcgattttgtccacatcctttctgaagtgaggcctccagaacccTTCCTGTCTCTTCCTTGGTCCCTAAGGCTTGAGATGCAAATTGGTGCAGTTGCAGGTAGAGCTCGGTCACCTCTCTCTGTCCCAAAGTCCCATTTGAATTTATTTCTAACACCTCCAGACCAGCCCCCAGTCTGTTAGTCCATAAGGATCCCGAGACCCCAGGTGTCAACTTCCCCGGGATCAGAAAGGACTGCTTTGGGTGGAGGAGGGCCCAAAATGTGGGGAAGGTCCCTGGTCCTTGCATCCAGAGATCAGTGGATTCAGCCCAatataatttaaattttaaaaacaacctCTTCCTTaatctaacatacctcacagcgGGCTTTAAGATAGGAAAGTGCCCAAGACACTTTTTGATATCCTTGAAAGCAACAGGCAGAATACACAAGTGATGGCTAAAAACAATTTGCTTTGCAAACCTGGCCCTTTCCAGAAGATATTTCACGTCTGATTctgcacaccttggataatgcactttcaatgcacgttatcaatcgtttgaggtagattttttgttctgcacacaaaaaaatccattccaaatgatcaataaagaggattggaagtgcattatccaacgtgtgcagaatcactcacgaTGTGTTTTATCCAATCTCTTCTTTCAAAACGATTTAGAGTTTTGCCAAAGACAGTTCTGGTAAATTTGATGACTACTTTTCCTGCTTTGTGCTGTCCAAATATTTGAGGGCGCACATTATGCTAAAAAGTCTTTGAAAGAACTGTAATGCCAGGAAACGTCTGTTGTTTTCTTTGCCCAAAATAAAAGGCCTAACTCAGGAATGTttccatgcataatcttgtaaaagAACATGAGACTGCTTATGACCAACATAAATAAAGGCCAATGGTCCATGGGCATGTTTGTTCAGCTCAGCACAGTACCTAGTAAGGCCTACATATAACTCATTAGCCTTTTTCTTTCATGTGCATATTTAGGTCTTAGACAAACAAGTTCTTTTACTGGTTTTTTGGTTTTATTTATACTGGGTGGGATCCCCTAAGTCCAGTTCTTATTTGGTCCATTACACCAAATCCATTACAAGAACGTCCACTGAACATCCAAAATTCACCCGTTTCCCAAATGGTGATGTCTCTCTAGCACCATCATCAAGAATGTGCATCAGCTCTAGAGGCCTCTTTCTAGAGCAGGACAACCCATTGAACTTGTGGACACTTCTGGAATTTTTTTCCCAGATGGTAGTGGATCCCGCCACAAAATGTATGCAATGGGAGGTGGGACcagtgacaaaatggctgccattaggTAAATTACAAACTGTtaagaggttccaagccaagcatcgtCTTGGGATGGAGGCATCTCCTGCCCCGATAAAGTGAAGGAAAGTCACAACtggttctttgctttggagaagaagtGGTTTGTGGTTTGGGGAAGAAACAAGCGGAAACCAGGAAACCTCTGTTGGGCACCATGGATCTCAAGAGCACCATACGGGGGATCACCTTGTCACTTCTCTGAGCATGAAATAACCCTCTCCActacgacccccccccccccatcatgctGTTGGGGCGATGAGGGAGAGAATTCCACTAAGACCAGGCAAGGCACAGGTAGTAGGGAGATCTCGAAGGTTTCCCACACATCTGTGTCAACTCCAAAACATCAGATGATTAGGGCAACCACAGTTTTCGTACACAGCATATTTACTGCAGGAATCATTATAAAGACTCTGGAAATGTTGGATGTTCACGGAACTACTTGATAAGATCCAGGAGGCATTGATATGGGGAAGGCATTCACAAGGTCTGATATCTCTGCTATAAAAACCATGAGTCAGAATCCTGCTTCTTCTCTAATATAATTTGGGATTGTAAAGTCAACAGGGCAGGAATACTTTACACCAGCTAGCAACTGAGCcagtaaagtaaaaaaaaaaaaaaaaggaagtcttTTACTGCAAACCTGAGACCTTCCTTTTTCTTCTACAAAATCTATCAGTCAAAGAAAAGTTAATGTTTCCAACTGCAACTCCTTGGCCTAACAGCAAGGACATTTGCAATTAAGACCTATGGAGGGGAAAAGAGAAGTTaattgtttatattttgttttatttatttatcacccACAGATAATTGTATTTCCCTTAATAGTACCGCTTTATTGGCTGTAGCCTTCAGCCTAACCACACTGGTTTGACAAAAAAAGAAACCCTACATGGCTGGTTCTAATTATAGAAGttttttagttttagttttaTGCCGAATTGCTAGCAGAAAAGAAGCCAAAGAATTAGcatcacggctttttttctggggaaagaggtggtggaactcagtgggttgccctcggagaaaatggtcacatggctggtggccccgccccctgatctccaggcagaggggagttgagattgccctccgcgccgccgagcggcgcggagggcaatctcaactcccctctgtctggagatcagggggcggggccaccagccatgtgaccattttcaagaggttccggaactccgttcccccacgttccccctgaaaaaaagccctgcttagcatTATGTGGATCATCAtcatgaagaagaaaagggagactCCGGGCCGTCCTTCTTTAACAACAGAGTTATCCATCTCTCTCTATCTTTGATAAATAAAGGGCATTCAAAGACTAAATGAGACAAAGTACCTATCTTCCTTGTACTACAAAAGCGCCAATGTTCCAAAAAAGAAATTCCTGAAAAATTTCCCTTTAATATAGGTAATCTGGCAGCCAAAAAATTTACAATATCTAGGGACAGTAAAGATTTTAAATACGCAGGGAGGGGTACTGGGAGTTCTAATCCATAATAAGAAAGAAAGCACACCCTTCTAGCAGCAGATTTGTTCTTCTGAACTCAAGCTTCGAACTGCTTTTTGACCCATGCTAATGCTATTTTATCATTCTCCATCAATAATAAAAGGACAGAAGTAAATCCTAGTCATTTCAATCTCTGATCCACAAACCTCTTCAAACTATTCAAGAAAGAAACTTCCCTTAATCTACAGAGGAGCCTGGATCTGTGATCAAAAAGAATCTTGATCCTCAGTCTAAATGCATCTATTCAAGCACCTGATTCTAATGAAGCAATTGCAAATTCTTGCCAGTTAGCTATACTTAATACATAGTTAGGCAGTCTAGTTATTTTCCTTAAAAATTATAGCAGAAAGGAATCAGTGGCCTCATAAGCACCTTTGACCCAAACTCCAGAGCAATAAAGAATCATTTAGTTAATTTTTCTCAAAAAGATTCTAACGGCTACCGGATAATACTTGCCACCGAATGtatgaaaaaaatacaacaaagcATTTAAATATGGCAATATTTTTTGAAGAATGAATTGGAATTAGACTTTTCAAGATAAATCTTGAAAGAATAGTAATCCCAGATATCTAAATCTGGTCTCTTGTTAGATTTTAATAtatttgcttctctttttttttttctttggccAACAGACTGCTGAGAAAccaattattttagattttttcaCATTTATTATTAGACCTTCCTCAGCACAGGAGTGTCAAAACTGAGTAGCATACACTTTAGTCCTACAGTTATTGGGAATAATAATGccacatcagtttggtgtagtggttaagagcgacaggactcatatctggagaaccgggtttgactccccactcctccacttgaagccagctgggtgacctcacaggatgttggttgtggggataataataacatactttgtaaaccgctttgagtgggcatttaTATAccttcctgaagggcggtatataaatcgaatgttgttgttgttcttgtcatCAGCAGCAGCATAGAGTAGAATTGAAAGATCTGGCTGGTTAAGAATAGGTGCGTGAAAGATATATCCTGAGATAGCTTTAACAATGCCATTGATATACAAGTTGAAGAGATGAGGAGATAAAAGACAGCCTTGTCAAACACTTTGAAAGATAGGAACAGAATCTGTAGTCTGACCTTCCACATTGCATCTTATTTTAACTGTCTCTTGATACAGTCTAATCAATTTCTGCATTGCCCTTGGATTGCTCAGAAACTAGCAGAACCAATTTGGTTCAAATTGTTGACAACAATTTACCTCAGGACTAGGGCAAGCCTAAGAAAATCTAAGTTCCACCTGTTCAAGAAAATTATGAGCAGGACAGCTGAGGCAATAAGTCTGCAAAGTTGTATCTTGGTCTTAACAAGACGGCTTTCAAAGAAGATGGACTCAGTTTTTCTAGGAAGAGAAAGTTGAAAGCGTCTATACCAGATGTATATTTGAAAGAAACTAAGCCTAATGCAGCAAATTTGGGCTATGACTATTCCCTACTGAATACCACGTACCAGGCTTGGAATGGAaattgtggtgtagtggctagcatATCAGACAAGGCCTGGTGGAATCCTCAAGCTATGACCCTCAATGGGTGACCCTGAACTTACCACATTCTCCCTCATCTTAACTCACCTCATGGGATTGTTATAAGGGTGGACTAGCTAATACCAGCCTGAGCTCCTTCAgaaaagaatgaaataaaaacagtaaataGATGGAAAGCAATGGACTTCActttaatttacagtgcaatcctatgtagggTTTCTCCAgcctaagaccattgattttaatggattaaTTCTGCCTAGATCTGCACTGTTACTGATCTAATGAATTAAGTTTAGCCATAAGTACCTGGATAATGCTCAATAACcacaatataaatataaagtaaaattaattaattaatgttctTGGTGTGGAGTAAATAGATCTGATAATCAGTCAATCAAAATTTAAGCTAGCAGATATCATATCACGAAGGTGTCACCAACAATTCATCCACGTTAGCGTACTctaattaaaatcaatgggcaaTGCTGAAGTTGGCTGTGGTGAGTCAGTGATTGCTTTTCAAACTAAGAGGCTGCACTAAGTTGCCTGTTGCAGAAATCCATCGTAATCCAGCCACAAGAAAATCTATGAGGCATCTCTATCCATGCCTTATATGCTTGAATCTTTCAGTCTTCTGTCCTCCTATCATAAAGATGATCACCAAAAATAAAAGGGTTGTTGGTAGAAATATCTGCTTCCCTCCTACTGAATCAATCTGATAGTTCAATTATAGCAGAATGTGGTTGGTGTCAGGGTTGTCAGGATTTATAGTCCTGTGGCTCCATTAGTACAATTTtatacatgtttactcagaaggaagtcccattttattcagtagggcttactcccaggtgagtgttcttaggattgcagagcATGTGATTAATGCCCTCACCCAATAATTGcatttagtcagggctttttttctgggaaaagaggtggtggaactcaggaccgcacaatgacatcactttgggtcagctggaacaaggggggagttttttaaagtttaaattgcccttggcaaaaatggtcacatggctggtggccccgccccctgatctccagacagaggggagtttagatctaaactcccctctgtctagaaatcagggggcggggccaccagccatgtgaccattttcaagaggtgccggaactctgttccaccacgttcccgctgaaaaaaaagccctgcatttagtaATCATCAGTAACCTTATTTTTGTATTTGATCTTGTTCATTGATTGGTTCATTGATTTAAGATTTAactttgcttttcttcccagtgtggGGGCCTAAAGTGGCTTGCAGCATCCTTcttcactcctccattttattttcaaaagaaCACCCCCCCCCTATGTGGTAGGTTAGCCTAACTGGCCTCAGGTGACTTAGCAAACTTCTTACATATTAGCAATTGTGTCAAGCTGTGTCACAATCCTTGGGCTGATCATTTAGTCCCACTTAACTAAATCAGATCAAACACCAGACCCTCACCATTTGCCTAAGGGTGGGGGGTCCATTCCTGTAAATGTACAAAGGCTGGGAGACAGGGGATCAGCTGCCCCAGGGGTAGACTGGGAGACCTGGAAAGGACCCCGTCCCTTAATGGGTACAGTGGTCATTACAGCAGGTCACCTGGCCAGGCAGATAAGGAGGCCACAAGTCATCTGGCCAGATGGTGAGGTGGGTGCCACACAACACACCCAGCACACATACTTTCTCCATACATAAATACAGttctgaaaaaacagaaaaagtgcAACAGCAGATTGTACTCCCAACATGTGCCCACATCAGTGGTCGAGCCACAGACTGCGAATGAAGGAAATCATGAGTTGTGAATCTGTGGATGAAAAGGGTCTACAGTATTCACTAGTTTCTTACTAGTTTCTAGATCCACCTCTGATTAATAGAAGCTCAGAGGTCAAAGAAAAACCTTAACAGTGGCCATAAAATACAGACCAGTCCTTCTCATGAAAGAGCTTGCGGTGAAATAATGCTTACCATTAAATGCTCGGAGTTGTTTTAGCGTATAAGTCCACCAGATTGCTGCAGAAGGACTGGCGTTCACCAGACAGGTCAGAGTAACATTTAGTCCAACAGCTACCGTGACATTGGACTCAGTGGATGA
Coding sequences:
- the LRIT2 gene encoding leucine-rich repeat, immunoglobulin-like domain and transmembrane domain-containing protein 2; amino-acid sequence: MHIKSLEYLKGLVELRLQGNRLSSVPWTAFQATPSLKILDLKHNKLDVLPEHALRYLPNLTYLDLSSNQLTIISRDVFYNWPVYQKFQQPEKKTEAVSNAILALHDNSWICDCRLRSFIQFIQSISPPLILMNSYLTCSSPIFRAGKYFHEVELNSCTKPVVSSTESNVTVAVGLNVTLTCLVNASPSAAIWWTYTLKQLRAFNVSTSHISEDTTKSVLVIPSVHLMDHGNYTCSAANFLGNTSATIMLNVQAPRTMASSFSSSFSRENPYIDVRIAKQTVYGITLEWYTMTENPGETWYTLHFGKYDDSEKEMIYIGPGINSYSVNDLLPATKYEVCVTLRNQMPQRGQCIVFVTGNDISELEQREKLIHIIIIVCAMVLAVPAGMYACTTETRFNCVQKCRDICRKKRKTKTLRGVSKEGTFDSLPTGSDEGLCHQDSSGDKRKLRVFEDKEETSKQKPGHRNSADLY